One segment of Pseudomonas sp. FP2196 DNA contains the following:
- a CDS encoding NAD(P)/FAD-dependent oxidoreductase → MQTYQVLIIGSGFGGQCAAINLLKAGIDDFRMLERRDFFGGTWCQNTYPGAAVDVPSPLYSLSFAPYRWSQMFAGQAELHRYTEHVIDQFGLRERVELQANVERVEWDEAEKRWAVHTATKGTFYAQFMINATGPLSQPVIPHFPGQERFQGKTFHTNHWDHSYDYRGKRVAIVGSGASAAQVIPAIAPKIEHLHVFQRTPHWVLPRADRVFGPFQRWLLGLKPAYTLLRWLIYWQFETRVIAFKYSKPAIHLVQKQALRFLKRQVPDPVLQQKLIPDFTIGCKRVLVSSTYYPALTRPNVTLHSREQGIASIDESGINTQDGQHIDVDLIVWSTGYDATDGVISYPVSGKNAVQLREVWAEYPRAYLGTSLPDFPNLFIVTGPNTGIGHTSALFIIESQMNYILDCIRTVQARGLRSIEVRPEAERTYTEMIHREMERTVWKSGGCHSWYQSKSGHVIAMFPGFSFSYYRLTRALKPADHILS, encoded by the coding sequence ATGCAGACTTACCAAGTGTTGATCATCGGCAGCGGTTTTGGCGGCCAGTGTGCGGCGATCAACCTGCTCAAGGCCGGTATCGACGATTTTCGTATGCTGGAACGGCGCGACTTCTTCGGCGGCACCTGGTGCCAGAACACTTACCCCGGCGCGGCGGTGGACGTGCCGTCGCCCCTGTATTCGCTGTCATTCGCGCCGTACCGCTGGTCGCAGATGTTTGCCGGGCAAGCAGAACTGCACCGTTACACCGAGCATGTGATCGATCAGTTCGGCCTGCGTGAGCGGGTGGAACTGCAGGCCAATGTCGAGCGCGTCGAGTGGGACGAGGCTGAAAAACGCTGGGCCGTCCACACCGCGACCAAGGGCACGTTCTACGCGCAGTTCATGATCAATGCCACCGGGCCGTTGAGCCAACCGGTGATCCCGCACTTCCCGGGGCAGGAGCGCTTTCAGGGCAAGACTTTTCACACAAACCATTGGGATCACAGCTACGACTACCGCGGTAAACGCGTGGCCATCGTCGGCAGCGGCGCCAGCGCGGCGCAGGTGATCCCGGCGATTGCGCCGAAGATCGAGCATTTGCATGTGTTCCAGCGCACACCGCATTGGGTGTTGCCTCGCGCTGATCGCGTGTTCGGGCCGTTTCAGCGTTGGCTGTTGGGCTTGAAACCGGCCTACACGCTATTGCGCTGGCTGATCTACTGGCAGTTCGAAACTCGGGTCATTGCCTTCAAATACTCGAAACCGGCGATTCACCTGGTGCAGAAGCAGGCATTACGCTTTCTCAAGCGCCAGGTGCCCGATCCGGTACTTCAGCAAAAACTCATCCCGGATTTCACCATCGGCTGCAAACGGGTGCTGGTTTCCAGCACTTACTACCCGGCGCTGACTCGGCCTAACGTCACCTTGCACAGTCGCGAACAAGGCATCGCCTCCATCGACGAAAGCGGGATCAACACTCAGGACGGCCAGCACATTGATGTTGATCTGATCGTCTGGTCGACCGGTTACGACGCCACCGATGGCGTCATTTCCTACCCGGTCAGCGGAAAAAACGCCGTGCAGCTCAGAGAGGTCTGGGCCGAATACCCCCGCGCCTACCTCGGCACCAGCCTGCCGGACTTTCCCAACCTGTTTATCGTCACCGGCCCCAACACTGGCATTGGCCACACATCGGCGCTGTTCATCATCGAATCGCAGATGAACTACATCCTCGACTGCATCCGCACCGTGCAGGCCAGAGGCCTGCGCAGCATTGAAGTACGTCCCGAGGCAGAACGTACCTACACTGAGATGATCCACCGGGAGATGGAGCGCACGGTCTGGAAGTCCGGCGGCTGCCACAGTTGGTACCAGAGCAAGAGCGGTCACGTGATCGCGATGTTTCCCGGCTTCAGTTTCAGCTATTACCGCTTGACCCGGGCGCTGAAACCGGCCGATCACATTCTGTCCTGA
- a CDS encoding glycosyltransferase family 2 protein, translating into MSAFDLPTQPQPNFSLVLVNYKTPDITRMCLELLHQHVVEQRIPVWVVDNDSADESLDYLRSLDWINLIERPSPCKEAGHIAHGKALDLALEKVETDYLFLLHTDTFVYDKEVFSMMMRECTKSADMAAVGCVEQINRGVVRDTWRLTSRFCKHYARQLKVRLGLKSKPPRPYKETHLKSFCTLWNARLMKSLGLHFCMDDRVPGYTLQDRMAGLGYGIRFLSPRKIFRYLDHIQAGTVAAAGTYGENHRRTKMYQATIKRFQGQRTKTATHA; encoded by the coding sequence ATGAGTGCGTTTGATCTGCCAACCCAACCACAGCCGAACTTCAGTCTCGTTTTGGTCAATTACAAAACCCCGGACATCACCAGGATGTGCCTGGAGTTATTGCACCAGCACGTCGTTGAACAGCGAATTCCGGTGTGGGTGGTGGACAACGATTCGGCAGATGAAAGTCTGGATTACTTGCGTTCGCTTGACTGGATCAATCTGATTGAGCGCCCTTCGCCGTGCAAAGAAGCCGGCCATATTGCCCATGGCAAGGCACTGGATCTGGCGCTGGAAAAAGTTGAGACCGATTACCTTTTCTTGCTGCACACCGACACTTTTGTCTACGACAAAGAAGTGTTTTCGATGATGATGCGTGAGTGTACGAAAAGTGCGGATATGGCGGCAGTCGGTTGTGTCGAGCAAATCAATCGGGGGGTTGTGCGGGATACCTGGCGTTTAACTTCACGCTTTTGCAAGCATTATGCTCGCCAATTAAAAGTCCGCTTGGGTTTGAAATCCAAACCGCCAAGACCTTATAAAGAAACGCATCTGAAAAGTTTCTGCACCTTGTGGAATGCTCGATTGATGAAGTCGCTGGGCCTGCACTTTTGCATGGATGATCGGGTGCCGGGTTACACGTTGCAGGATCGGATGGCGGGTCTGGGCTATGGCATCAGGTTCCTGTCGCCACGCAAGATTTTCCGCTATCTCGATCACATCCAGGCAGGAACGGTCGCAGCGGCTGGCACCTACGGGGAAAATCACCGGCGGACGAAAATGTATCAGGCAACGATCAAGCGCTTCCAGGGACAGCGAACCAAAACTGCCACGCACGCATGA
- the glcE gene encoding glycolate oxidase subunit GlcE, whose product MADFDASSALLDQVNEARANATPLKIQGGNSKAFLGREVAGEVLDTRAHRGIVRYDPTELVISVRAGTPLSELLAALDAAGQMLPCEPPAFGDGATVGGMIATGLSGPRRPWSGSVRDFVLGTRVITGLGQHLRFGGEVMKNVAGYDLSRLMAGSYGCLGVLTEVSLKVLPKPRQCLSIRLDIDCTRALANLAEWGQQPLPISAACHDGDSLYLRLEGGEGSVTAAHQRLGGEPLDSVFWRDLNEQRLPFFDEGLPLWRLSLPNNLGPLDLPGEQLIDWAGAQRWLKSDKPHLHILAQELGGHATCFTHGACDSPFQPLAWTLLRYHRQLKAQLDPQGLFNPGRMYAEF is encoded by the coding sequence ATGGCCGACTTCGATGCCAGCAGCGCCCTGCTCGATCAGGTCAACGAGGCGCGGGCGAATGCTACGCCACTGAAGATTCAGGGCGGCAACAGCAAGGCGTTTCTCGGGCGCGAAGTGGCCGGTGAAGTGCTGGATACCCGCGCGCATCGCGGCATCGTGCGTTATGACCCGACCGAGTTAGTGATCAGCGTGCGTGCCGGCACGCCGTTGTCCGAGTTGCTCGCCGCGCTGGACGCTGCCGGGCAAATGTTGCCATGCGAGCCGCCCGCGTTCGGCGACGGCGCCACGGTCGGCGGCATGATCGCCACCGGGTTGTCCGGGCCACGGCGGCCATGGTCGGGCTCGGTGCGGGATTTCGTCCTCGGCACCAGGGTGATCACCGGTCTCGGCCAACACCTGCGCTTCGGCGGTGAAGTGATGAAAAACGTCGCCGGTTATGACCTGTCGCGGCTGATGGCCGGCAGTTACGGCTGCCTCGGCGTGCTGACCGAAGTCTCGCTGAAAGTCCTGCCCAAACCCCGTCAGTGCCTGAGCATCCGCCTCGATATCGACTGCACCCGCGCCTTGGCCAACCTTGCCGAATGGGGCCAGCAACCGCTGCCGATCAGCGCCGCATGTCATGACGGCGACAGTCTGTACCTGCGCCTTGAGGGGGGCGAAGGCTCTGTGACGGCGGCGCATCAACGTTTGGGCGGTGAACCGCTGGATTCTGTGTTCTGGCGGGATTTGAACGAACAACGCTTGCCCTTTTTCGACGAAGGCCTGCCGCTTTGGCGTCTGTCGTTGCCGAACAATCTCGGCCCACTGGACTTGCCAGGCGAGCAACTGATCGACTGGGCCGGCGCGCAACGCTGGCTTAAATCCGACAAGCCGCACCTCCATATACTCGCCCAAGAGCTAGGCGGTCACGCCACGTGCTTCACTCACGGCGCCTGCGACTCGCCGTTCCAGCCGCTGGCCTGGACCTTGCTGCGCTATCACCGGCAACTCAAGGCGCAACTCGACCCGCAAGGGCTGTTCAACCCCGGTCGAATGTACGCGGAGTTCTAG
- a CDS encoding alpha/beta fold hydrolase, with product MLLLFVALAVFVAWSWLSYPAVGHWLYDLNMAIEAKLYKLHKIEVPIAEMTVSTWQGGPYEAHSAILMLHGYSADKNLWLRFSRHFVRQYRVIIPDLAGHGETGFKAGGGYDIPVQAKRMIQLLDVCGVEKVHVIGNSMGGYIAAWLAATYPDRIASVALIDPAGVTAPEVSDLERHLARGHNPFLINSREEFQQFYAMTMASPPWVPKLVLDAIAQRYERQRDELEEIFRDFRASPPMEPKLAEIKCPALLLWGRKDRLIDVSSVPIWSKGIVNLQVDVWDGVGHMPMVEQPGNTARLYQDFLENQP from the coding sequence ATGCTTTTGCTGTTTGTCGCCCTCGCAGTGTTCGTGGCCTGGAGTTGGTTGAGTTACCCGGCGGTCGGCCATTGGCTGTATGACCTGAACATGGCCATCGAGGCCAAGTTGTACAAGCTGCACAAGATCGAAGTACCGATTGCCGAGATGACCGTTTCGACCTGGCAAGGCGGGCCTTATGAAGCACACAGCGCGATCCTGATGCTGCACGGTTACAGCGCCGACAAGAACCTGTGGCTGCGCTTCTCGCGGCATTTCGTGCGCCAGTATCGAGTGATCATTCCGGATCTGGCCGGCCATGGTGAAACCGGCTTCAAGGCCGGCGGCGGCTACGACATTCCGGTGCAGGCCAAGCGCATGATCCAGTTGCTCGACGTCTGCGGCGTGGAGAAAGTCCATGTGATCGGCAACTCCATGGGCGGCTACATTGCGGCGTGGTTGGCGGCGACGTATCCGGACCGGATTGCCTCGGTAGCGCTGATTGATCCGGCCGGCGTCACGGCGCCGGAGGTCAGCGACCTGGAGCGGCATCTGGCGCGTGGGCATAACCCGTTTCTGATCAATTCTCGTGAGGAATTCCAGCAGTTTTATGCCATGACCATGGCTTCGCCGCCGTGGGTGCCGAAGCTGGTACTGGACGCCATCGCCCAGCGCTACGAGCGGCAACGTGATGAACTGGAAGAGATCTTCCGCGATTTCCGCGCCAGCCCGCCGATGGAGCCAAAACTGGCAGAAATCAAATGCCCGGCGCTACTGCTGTGGGGGCGCAAGGATCGGCTGATCGACGTCAGCAGCGTGCCGATCTGGAGCAAAGGCATCGTCAATTTGCAGGTGGATGTGTGGGACGGCGTCGGACATATGCCGATGGTCGAACAGCCGGGTAATACCGCGCGGTTGTACCAGGACTTTCTGGAAAACCAACCATGA
- a CDS encoding lipocalin-like domain-containing protein — MRINLVVLMLVLLLAGCDQSAPEQKGFAGMGDQAQAFTPVVPGRVFSFPADHGAHDGFRIEWWYVTANLKDQQGNEFGVQWTLFRSALKPVPEHTGWGNQTIWLGHAAVTSSSVHHAAERYARGGVGQAGVRLVPFEAWIDDWMFASQAQDPLTDLQLSARDKSFAYQLHLTSSRPLVLQGDRGFSQKSEEGQASYYYSQPFFQASGTLQIDGHTYTVSGPAWLDREWSSQPLTANQTGWDWFSLHLDNGEHLMLYRMRQKDGAPYLTGTWIRADGQTQTLRSDQIKLTPQGSANVAGRSMPVRWSISIPEKNLDISLSALNPNAWMNLRIPYWEGPVRVNGSHGGQGYLEMTGY; from the coding sequence ATGAGGATTAATCTCGTTGTGCTGATGCTTGTGCTGTTGCTCGCTGGCTGCGATCAGTCAGCGCCTGAGCAGAAGGGTTTTGCCGGGATGGGCGATCAGGCGCAGGCTTTTACGCCGGTGGTGCCGGGACGGGTGTTCAGCTTCCCGGCGGATCATGGTGCCCACGACGGTTTTCGCATCGAGTGGTGGTACGTCACCGCCAATCTCAAGGATCAGCAGGGCAATGAATTTGGCGTGCAATGGACGTTGTTTCGCAGTGCATTGAAACCCGTGCCGGAGCATACAGGGTGGGGCAATCAAACGATCTGGCTGGGGCATGCGGCGGTGACTTCCAGCTCGGTGCATCACGCTGCCGAACGCTATGCCCGTGGTGGCGTCGGTCAGGCTGGCGTGCGTTTGGTGCCGTTCGAGGCGTGGATCGACGATTGGATGTTCGCCAGTCAGGCGCAGGATCCTTTGACTGACCTGCAACTGAGTGCTCGCGATAAATCCTTCGCCTACCAACTTCACCTTACCTCCAGCCGTCCGCTGGTGCTGCAGGGTGATAGAGGATTCAGTCAGAAATCGGAGGAAGGGCAGGCGTCGTATTACTACAGCCAACCGTTTTTCCAGGCCAGCGGCACCTTGCAGATCGATGGCCACACCTACACCGTCAGCGGCCCGGCCTGGCTTGACCGCGAGTGGAGCAGCCAACCGCTGACCGCCAACCAGACCGGCTGGGACTGGTTCTCCCTGCACCTGGACAACGGCGAACACCTGATGCTCTATCGCATGCGCCAGAAGGACGGTGCGCCTTACCTGACCGGCACCTGGATCAGGGCCGACGGCCAGACGCAAACCCTGCGCAGCGATCAGATCAAACTCACGCCGCAAGGCAGCGCCAACGTCGCTGGGCGCTCGATGCCGGTGCGCTGGTCGATCAGCATTCCGGAAAAAAACCTCGACATCAGCCTCTCGGCGCTCAACCCCAATGCGTGGATGAACCTGCGCATTCCCTACTGGGAAGGCCCGGTGCGCGTCAACGGCAGTCATGGCGGGCAGGGCTATCTGGAAATGACCGGTTACTGA
- a CDS encoding VanW family protein, with product MKKPLSLYHPALYWLRVWQKRLFRQIAWHCSGKRYARPVALAERLPFRYLKHTSKLIRKLGDSDLALQHNKVINLKLAVAAIDGVVIGPGEYFSFCRLVGRPTLERGYVEGIELSFGEARTGVGGGICQLSNLIHCMAIHSPLVVVERSNHSFDPFPDEGRVLPFGSGAAIFYNYVDLVLHNPTDRSFQLKLKVGETQLEGELLCDQVRAYRYHVFQEGHRFVRESGRVFRENEIWREVREKGQVGELVTRERLYRNRVVVKYVVPEELIG from the coding sequence ATGAAAAAACCACTCTCCCTCTATCACCCGGCCCTGTACTGGCTGCGCGTGTGGCAAAAAAGACTGTTCCGCCAAATCGCCTGGCACTGCTCCGGCAAACGCTACGCACGACCTGTTGCTTTGGCCGAACGGCTGCCATTTCGCTACCTCAAACACACCTCAAAACTGATCCGCAAACTCGGCGACTCCGACCTCGCCCTGCAACACAACAAAGTCATCAACCTGAAGCTCGCCGTTGCCGCCATCGACGGCGTCGTCATTGGGCCTGGCGAATACTTCTCCTTCTGCCGCCTCGTCGGCCGTCCGACTTTGGAGCGCGGCTACGTTGAAGGCATTGAACTGTCGTTCGGCGAAGCACGAACCGGGGTGGGTGGCGGGATATGCCAACTGAGCAACCTCATTCACTGTATGGCCATTCACTCGCCGCTGGTCGTGGTTGAACGCTCCAATCACAGCTTTGATCCGTTCCCGGATGAGGGTCGAGTGCTGCCGTTTGGCTCCGGGGCGGCGATTTTTTATAACTACGTTGATCTGGTGCTGCATAACCCAACAGATCGCAGCTTTCAGTTGAAATTGAAAGTGGGGGAGACGCAGTTGGAGGGGGAGTTGTTGTGTGACCAGGTGCGGGCGTATCGGTATCACGTGTTTCAGGAAGGGCATCGGTTTGTGCGGGAGTCGGGCCGTGTGTTTCGCGAGAATGAAATCTGGCGGGAAGTGAGGGAAAAGGGGCAGGTGGGAGAGTTGGTGACGCGCGAGCGGCTCTATCGCAATCGTGTGGTAGTCAAATATGTGGTGCCGGAGGAGTTGATCGGATAG
- the glcF gene encoding glycolate oxidase subunit GlcF: MQTTLSEQSRLLPRAAEAEKILRTCVHCGFCNATCPTYQLLGDELDGPRGRIYLIKQVLEGAPATTQTQLHLDRCLSCRNCETTCPSGVDYHNLLDIGRAVVDKAVPRPAAQRLLREGLRALAPHPGLFKGLLRMGTTFRPLLPQMFESKLPQHLPSSGLRPAPRHARRVLLLEGCVQPGLSPNTNDATARVLDRLGISVTPVAEAGCCGALDYHLDAQAKGLDRARQNIDAWWPHLQNGAEAIVQTASGCGAFIKDYGHLLEDDPAYAEKARRISELTLDLVQVIAQEPLEQVCAASERRIAVHCPCTLQHALKLGGAVEAVLTRLGFNLTQVPDGHLCCGSAGTYSLTQPAIARQLRDNRLNALESGRPELIVTSNIGCQSHLASAGRTPVRHWIELVDQSLAE, translated from the coding sequence ATGCAAACCACCCTCAGCGAGCAATCCCGACTGCTGCCCCGCGCCGCCGAGGCAGAAAAGATCCTGCGCACCTGCGTGCATTGCGGTTTTTGCAACGCGACGTGTCCAACCTATCAGTTGCTCGGCGATGAACTCGATGGCCCGCGCGGGCGCATCTACCTGATCAAGCAAGTGCTTGAAGGCGCGCCGGCCACCACGCAGACGCAACTGCACCTGGACCGCTGCCTGTCGTGCCGCAACTGCGAAACCACCTGTCCGTCCGGCGTCGATTATCACAACCTGCTCGACATTGGCCGGGCGGTGGTCGATAAAGCGGTACCGCGTCCGGCGGCGCAGCGTTTGTTGCGTGAGGGACTGCGGGCCTTGGCACCGCATCCGGGGTTGTTCAAGGGTTTGCTGCGGATGGGCACGACATTCCGACCGCTATTGCCACAAATGTTTGAAAGCAAACTACCGCAGCATCTGCCGAGTTCGGGGTTGCGCCCGGCGCCTCGGCATGCGCGCCGGGTTTTGCTACTGGAAGGCTGCGTGCAACCGGGTTTGTCACCCAATACCAATGACGCCACGGCACGGGTGCTGGATCGACTCGGGATCAGCGTCACGCCAGTGGCCGAAGCGGGTTGTTGCGGCGCGCTGGACTATCACCTCGATGCCCAGGCCAAAGGCCTCGACCGCGCCCGGCAGAACATCGACGCCTGGTGGCCGCATCTGCAAAACGGCGCCGAAGCTATCGTGCAGACTGCCAGCGGCTGCGGCGCGTTCATCAAGGATTACGGGCATCTGCTGGAAGACGATCCGGCTTACGCCGAGAAGGCGCGGCGGATCAGCGAACTGACCCTCGATCTGGTACAGGTCATCGCACAGGAGCCGCTGGAGCAGGTGTGTGCCGCCAGCGAACGGCGGATCGCCGTGCATTGTCCGTGTACCTTGCAGCACGCGCTGAAACTGGGCGGCGCCGTTGAAGCGGTGCTGACTCGCCTGGGCTTCAACCTGACCCAGGTGCCGGATGGGCATTTGTGCTGCGGTTCGGCGGGCACTTATTCGCTGACCCAACCGGCCATCGCCCGGCAACTGCGCGACAACCGCCTCAATGCTCTGGAAAGCGGCCGCCCCGAGCTGATCGTCACCTCCAACATCGGCTGCCAGAGCCACCTTGCCAGCGCTGGTCGGACACCGGTCAGGCACTGGATCGAACTGGTGGATCAGTCGTTGGCAGAATGA
- a CDS encoding VOC family protein: MTVQPFVSPDLIRQRFSKAMSDMYREEVPLYGALMELVEQTNRDVLSRQPDIARQLDSTGEIERLDMERHGAIRVGTATELATLARLFAVMGMQPVGYYDLTPAGVPVHSTAFRAVHEDALQVSPFRVFTSLLRLELIEDPELRAFADSVLAKRSIFTAAALRLIAQAETAGGLNEAEAQEFVLQALETFRWHHSATVTAAQYQTLSAQHRLIADVVAFKGPHINHLTPRTLDIDVVQEQMPAHGITPKAVIEGPPRRQCPILLRQTSFKALDEPIAFTDQHESRGSHSARFGEIEQRGAALTPKGRALYDRLLNAARDELGDFPNEGNAARYNALMTQHFGEFPDSIEGMREQGLAYFRYFATEKGLAADSLNEASLEDLLRDGYVKAEPLVYEDFLPVSAAGIFQSNLGDAAQAHYGEHSNRQAFEQALGRSTIDELGLYAETQRRSIEECLVLLSR; encoded by the coding sequence ATGACCGTGCAGCCTTTCGTCAGCCCCGACCTGATCCGCCAACGCTTCTCTAAAGCGATGTCCGACATGTACCGCGAAGAAGTCCCGCTATACGGCGCGCTGATGGAACTGGTGGAGCAGACCAACCGCGACGTGCTTTCACGTCAGCCAGACATCGCCCGGCAACTCGACAGCACCGGCGAAATCGAACGGCTGGACATGGAGCGCCATGGCGCGATCCGTGTTGGCACCGCGACGGAACTGGCCACCCTCGCCCGCCTGTTCGCGGTGATGGGCATGCAACCGGTGGGTTATTACGACCTGACGCCGGCAGGCGTGCCGGTGCATTCCACGGCGTTTCGCGCGGTGCATGAAGACGCGCTGCAAGTCAGCCCGTTTCGGGTGTTTACCTCATTGTTGCGACTGGAGTTGATTGAAGATCCTGAGTTGCGCGCCTTTGCCGATTCGGTGCTGGCCAAGCGTTCGATCTTCACGGCGGCGGCATTGCGCTTGATCGCGCAGGCTGAGACCGCTGGCGGGCTAAACGAAGCCGAAGCACAGGAATTCGTCCTACAAGCGCTGGAAACCTTTCGTTGGCATCACAGCGCCACAGTCACCGCTGCGCAGTACCAGACGTTGAGCGCCCAGCATCGTCTGATCGCGGATGTGGTGGCGTTCAAAGGCCCGCACATCAATCACCTGACACCGCGCACTCTCGACATCGACGTCGTTCAGGAACAGATGCCGGCCCACGGCATCACGCCCAAAGCAGTGATCGAAGGCCCGCCGCGCCGGCAATGCCCGATCCTGCTGCGTCAGACCAGTTTCAAGGCGCTGGACGAGCCGATCGCTTTCACCGATCAACACGAAAGCCGTGGCAGCCACAGCGCGCGCTTCGGCGAAATCGAACAACGCGGCGCGGCGCTGACGCCCAAGGGCCGGGCGCTGTATGACCGCTTATTGAACGCGGCGCGTGATGAATTGGGTGATTTTCCAAATGAAGGCAATGCCGCACGCTACAACGCGCTGATGACTCAACACTTTGGCGAATTTCCTGACAGCATCGAGGGCATGCGCGAACAGGGTCTAGCGTACTTTCGCTACTTCGCCACGGAAAAGGGTTTGGCGGCGGACAGTCTCAATGAGGCCTCGCTGGAAGACTTGTTACGTGACGGCTATGTGAAAGCGGAGCCATTGGTATACGAAGATTTCCTGCCGGTCAGTGCGGCGGGGATTTTTCAGTCCAACCTTGGCGATGCGGCGCAGGCTCACTATGGCGAGCATTCCAATCGACAGGCGTTTGAACAGGCACTGGGGCGTTCGACCATTGATGAGCTGGGGTTGTATGCCGAGACGCAGCGGCGTTCGATTGAAGAGTGTCTGGTGCTGCTTTCGCGCTGA
- the glcD gene encoding glycolate oxidase subunit GlcD, which yields MNILYDERLDGPLPDVNKAQLLKALQLAIPDLDILWREDELKPYECDGLSAYRTTPMLVALPRRLDQVQTLLKLCHQQNVPVVARGAGTGLSGGALPLEKGLLLVMARFNNILHIDADARTARVQPGVRNLAISQAAAPFGLYYAPDPSSQIACSIGGNVAENAGGVHCLKYGLTVHNLLKIEVLTIEGERLTLGSDALDSAGFDLLALFTGSEGLLGIITEVTVKLLPKPQVAKVLLASFDSVEKAGRAVAEIIAAGIIPGGLEMMDNLAIRAAEDFIHAGYPIDAEAILLCELDGVEADVHDDCQRVRAVMTAAGATEVRQARDEAERVRFWAGRKNAFPAIGRLSPDYYCMDGTIPRRELPGVLQGIARLGEEYNLRVANVFHAGDGNMHPLILFDANQPGELHRAEALGGKILELCVQVGGSITGEHGVGREKINQMCAQFNSDELSLFHAVKAAFDPKGLLNPGKNIPTLHRCAEFGAMHIHAGQLPFPELERF from the coding sequence ATGAATATTCTGTATGACGAACGCCTCGACGGGCCGCTGCCTGATGTGAACAAGGCCCAGTTGCTCAAGGCCTTGCAGCTTGCGATCCCCGACCTCGACATTCTGTGGCGTGAAGACGAACTCAAACCCTACGAATGCGACGGCCTGTCGGCTTACCGCACGACGCCCATGCTGGTTGCCCTGCCCCGTCGCCTCGATCAGGTGCAGACCCTGCTCAAACTCTGCCATCAACAAAACGTCCCAGTGGTCGCCCGTGGCGCCGGCACTGGTTTGTCCGGCGGTGCCTTGCCGCTGGAAAAAGGCTTGCTGCTGGTGATGGCGCGCTTCAACAACATCCTGCACATCGACGCGGATGCGCGCACCGCACGGGTTCAGCCGGGCGTACGCAATCTGGCAATCTCCCAGGCTGCCGCACCGTTCGGGCTGTATTACGCGCCTGATCCGTCGTCGCAGATCGCCTGTTCGATAGGCGGCAATGTCGCCGAAAACGCCGGTGGCGTGCATTGCCTCAAGTACGGTTTGACCGTGCACAACCTGCTCAAAATCGAAGTACTGACCATCGAAGGCGAGCGCCTGACGTTGGGCTCCGACGCCCTCGATTCAGCAGGTTTTGACCTGCTGGCGCTGTTCACCGGTTCCGAAGGTTTGCTGGGGATCATCACCGAAGTCACGGTCAAACTGCTGCCCAAACCCCAGGTCGCCAAGGTGCTGCTGGCCAGTTTCGATTCCGTGGAAAAGGCTGGGCGCGCGGTGGCGGAAATTATTGCGGCAGGGATTATTCCCGGTGGCCTGGAAATGATGGACAACCTCGCCATCCGCGCCGCTGAAGATTTCATTCACGCCGGTTACCCGATCGACGCCGAAGCCATCCTGTTGTGCGAACTCGATGGCGTCGAAGCCGATGTCCATGACGACTGCCAGCGGGTGCGCGCCGTCATGACCGCGGCCGGCGCGACCGAAGTGCGCCAGGCCCGTGACGAAGCCGAACGCGTGCGTTTCTGGGCCGGGCGCAAAAACGCCTTCCCGGCCATCGGCCGATTGTCGCCGGACTACTACTGCATGGACGGCACCATCCCGCGCCGCGAATTGCCCGGCGTGTTGCAAGGCATTGCGCGCCTCGGCGAGGAATACAACTTGCGTGTGGCCAACGTGTTCCATGCCGGCGACGGCAACATGCACCCGCTGATCCTGTTCGACGCCAACCAACCCGGCGAACTGCATCGCGCCGAAGCGCTGGGCGGCAAGATCCTCGAATTGTGCGTGCAGGTTGGCGGCAGCATTACCGGCGAACACGGGGTCGGCCGCGAGAAAATCAATCAGATGTGCGCGCAGTTCAACAGCGACGAACTGAGCCTGTTTCACGCGGTAAAAGCCGCGTTCGACCCGAAGGGCCTGCTCAACCCCGGCAAGAACATCCCGACCCTGCACCGCTGCGCGGAATTCGGCGCGATGCACATTCATGCCGGGCAACTGCCATTCCCCGAACTGGAGCGCTTCTGA